The following DNA comes from Arthrobacter sp. SLBN-83.
TCGCGGCGGAGCTCTGCGGCGGGGCCCTGGCCGGGCGTTCAGTGACCATCCTGGGCGCTTCCTTCAAGCCCGACACGGACGACATCCGCGACTCCCCCGCACTCGATGTCGCGGACCGGCTGGCCGCCGCCGGGGCTCACGTGACGGTCACGGATCCCAAAGCGGTGGACCTTGCCTGGCGGCGCTACCCGCGCCTCCGGTTCGAGGCCTCCACCGGGAAAGCGCTCCAGGACGCCGAGTTGGTGCTTTTGCTCACCGAATGGGACGAATACCGGCGGCTGAACCCCTCCCTTGCCGGCCAGTTGGTACGACGGCGGGTGGTCCTGGACGCGAGGAACGTTCTGGATACGGGGGCCTGGCAGGAGGAGGGGTGGGTTGTGCGCGGCCTGGGGACCTCCGCCGGAACCTTGAACCCGACACCCTGAGCACGGGCACCTTGGGCGCCGGCACTTGGAACGCTGGAAATTTGGAGGAGGCGGCTGCGGGACGCTGAGGTTTAGCCCAGGAGCCCCAACTCCGCGAAAGCCAGCGCAACACCGTTGCCGGCAGGCGCCGCGGTGACCCTGTCCGCAACAGCCAGAACGGCGGGGTGGCCGCCCGCCACGGCAATGCCCACACCCGCGTACTCGAGCATTTCGAGGTCGTTGGCACTGTCGCCGATGGCAACGATGTCCGCACGATCCAGGCCAAGCCGGGCCTCCACCACCTGGATGCCCACAGCCTTGTGCGTGCCGGCCATGAAGATCTCCCCGGCACGCTCACCCAGTGCTGACAGGGAACTGGGAATCAGCCCCACCTCCGGGCCCAGGGTTTCCATCAGGCGGCCCAGCGGCACCGGTGAATCGAAGCACGAAATTTTGGCGTAGGACGTGGCCCGGAGATCGTCGCTGTACTGCATCGGGCCCAGGATGTCCTCAAGTGGATCCACATCGGTGCTGAGGATCCCGTCGTGTTGCGGATGGCCGGCGAAAATGGGGCCCAGCACCTCCCGCAGCCGCCGGTCCACTCCCGTGCGGCCGTGCAGGGCCTCCGGAGCTTCCAGAATGTAGGCGGCATTGTGGGCGTCCAGGGTTTCCACAATTCGTGCGGCGAGATCCGGCTCGAAGCGCGCGTCCTTAAGGATCTCGCCGTCGACTTCCACCCTGGCTCCGGCGCCCGTGATGGTGCCGTCAAAGCCGGCGTCCAGAATGTGCCCCGGAACCATGGACAAGGGACGCCCGGTGCAGACAAAGACCAGGTGGCCCAGCTTGCGGGCCGTCCGCACGGCGTCCACGTGCGCTTCCGGTGCGAGGCCGTGGTCGGCATAAGTGCCGTCAATGTCGAGAAAGATGGCACGGGGCCTGGCGGTCTGGCTGGGCATGCCTGCGCTCCTTGGTCTGTTGCCGGAGTTGCCATTTTATCTGGGGCCACGGGCCCGGCAGGCCCCGGGGAGTGCAGCAACGGGACCTGCAATGGGCTCCCCGCTTATAAGCGGCGCATTTCCGGATAAATGACAACCATCCTGTGATATTCAAAGCCTTGCAGAATAGTAAGCCTGCTGATTGAATGTTCACACCGGAAATGGGGGCCCGGCACAACTTACTGACAAGGAGTGGCAACATGGGCATTATCGGTTTTCTTATCTTGGGCCTGATTGCTGGAGCCATTGCAAAGGCCATCCTGCCGGGCCGCCAAGGTGGCGGCTGGCTGGTGACCATGGTCCTGGGCGTTGTCGGGGCCATCCTGGGCGGCTGGATCGGCTCGCTGATCTTTGGCGGCGGCCTGGCGGAGTTCTTCGATCTCAGGACCTGGCTGCTGGCCATTCTGGGCTCGATCATTGTGCTGCTGATCTACGGCGCAGTCACCAACCGCAGCGGCCGCCGGGTGTAGCCGCTCCCACATAATCCATCAGAAAGAAGCGCCGGACTCCAAAAAAGAGGCCGGCGCTTCTTCTGTCCTGCCCGTGCGCTAATTTGCAGTGCCGCTTTCCCACCCTATTTTCGCTGTGGCCTTTATGATGGCGAAGGGGTGGTGTAATGACCGGGTTTCCAGACCGCGGCAACAATGTGGCATTACAAACTTTTGGCGTGGTCATGGACGCGAGTCCGGACGCGCTGCTGGCTGTAAGCGGTGACGGCACCGTCCTGGCGGCCAACGCTGCGGCAGCGAGGCTTTTTGGCCTTCAGCAGGACTCCTTTACCGGCCTGGACCACCGAACGCTGTTCGCGGCGGGCTCCCGGGACAAGCTTGCCCACCTGCTGCACCAAATCCTGACCCGGCCCGGGGAATTCGCACCGCCCAGGGACATAACGGGGCTGCGCGGGGACGGGACAGAGTTCCCCCTGGAACTGGCAGCGGCTCCCCTCCCGGGACAGGAAACGGCTGCCGACGCCGATGGCAGCCCTGGCAAGGCAGGTGCCAACCAGGCAAAGCCCACCCAGCTCCTGCTCTCGGCCCGCGGAACAGCGCACCGCGCAGCAGCGGACGCAAACCTGCGCGATGCGATGTCGCTGCTGACCGCCACCCTTGAGTCGACCGCCGACGGCATCCTGGTGATGGGCGTCGACGGGCGGGTGGCCGGGTTCAACGAACAATTCCTGTCTATGTGGAGCCTTCCGCCGGAAATTCTGGAAGCGGACAGCGATGCGCCTGCGATGTGGATGGTCATGGAGCAAGTGGCAGACCCCGTGCCATTCACGGCACGGCTGGGCGAACTCCAGGAAGACCCTGCCGCTGAAAGCCACGACGTGGTGGAACTGCGCGACGGGCGTACCTTCGAGCGCTATTCCCGGCCGCAACGGGTGGGCGACAAGATCGTGGGCCGGGTGTGGAGCTTCCGCGATGTGACTCCCCGGCGGAAAGCGCAGGAGCAGGCACACCGGGCCATGATGGACCTTGCGGTCCAGGCGGAGAAGCTACGGGCCATGGCGTTCCAGGACCCGCTGACTGGGCTGGCGAACAGGGCGGTGTTCAACGACGCCCTGGCCGAGGCACTGCAGGAACCCCGGCTGAAGACAGTGGATGTCCTGCTCCTTGACCTGGACGATTTCAAGGAAGTCAACGACATCCTTGGCCACCAGGCCGGCGACGACATGCTCATCGAAGTGGCCCGCCGGCTCCGCGGCTGCGTCCCCACAGCGGACGTGGTGGCCAGGCTGGGCGGCGACGAATTCGTGGTGCTCCTCACGGCCTGCCCCGATGCGGACGCGATCGCGGCGTGCATCGTGCGCTGCCTGCACGTCCCCGTAACCATCGGCGGCACCGTCCTCCGGCCCAGCCTCAGCCTTGGGGTTGCCTCGCTGGGCCAGGACAGCGTGGGGCCCTCCGAACTGCTGCGGCACGCCGATATTGCCATGTATGCGGCCAAAGCTGCCGGCAAGAACCGGTTCCTGCGCTTCCACCCGGACATGATGCAGGCTCTGGTGCAGCGCACCCACATGGAGAGCGGACTGCAGCTGGCCGTGCCGCGGGGCGAGATCACCGTGGACTTCCAACCGATCGTCTCCCACCGCATGGGCCAGGTGGTCCAGCTGGAGGCACTGGCCAGGTGGGACCGCGGCGGCGAGCAGGTGCCGCCGTCAATCTTCATTCCACTGGCCGAGCGCACCGGGCTGATCGGCGAGATCGGGGCCGAGGTGATGGCATCAGGCATGGTGCAGCTGGCCCGCTGGCTCAGCGAAGATCCGTCCCGCTCCCTGGCCGTCAACGTCTCCGGCGTCCAGTTGCAGGAACCGGATTTCGCCGAGACTGTCCTGCAACTGGCGGAGGCCAGCGGCGTGGCGCCCTACCAGCTGGTTATGGAAGTCACCGAGAGCGTCTTTTTCGACGCCGACTGCAGCCTGATCCAGCAGCTGAGCACCCTCCGGGATGCCGGCGCCCGCGTGGCGCTGGATGATTTTGGCACCGGCTATTCCTCCCTGGGCCGGCTGCAGGACCTGCCGGTGGACACGGTCAAGATCGACAAGACCTTTGTGTCCATGGTGCGGACCGGCAACGAGCGGCTGCCCATCCTCAGCTCGATGATCAACATGGCCCACAGCCTGGGGCTGACCGTTACCGCGGAAGGAATAGAGACCCCGGCACAGGCTGACTACCTGACCGCGCTGGAATGCGATTCGCTGCAGGGCTACCTGTTCTCGCTGCCGGAACCGGGCGAACGCCTTGGCCAGGCGCTCCACCATGCCGAAGAGGCCCTTAACGCCCTGAAGGGGCGGTAAGGGCCTCTTCGGAGTTAGGCTGCTTCCGTGCGCCCGGGGCGCGGCTTGGTGGGCGCAGGTGCAGAACCATTGGGCTCTGCCGGGTCGGCAGGTGCGGAGGCACCGGAAGTGACAGGGTCCGACGCCGGCGCGTCCTCAAAGTGCCCAGCGGCAGGTTCGGCGCTGGTTGCCGCAAAGCTGGCAGGTGCCGGCGCGGCCGCGCGGTTCCGGCGCCAACGGCGGATGAGGTCGGCGGCGGCGAGCAGCCCAGCCAGGGGGGTCAGCACGGCAGACGCGTAGACAAAGAGCATCCAGGTCAGCGTGGTCAGCGGCGGCTGGTTGTTGTTGAGCAGGGACAGTCCGCCGAGCAGGCCGACGATCCAGAACAGCAGAACGGCTGTCAGTACGGCACCGGCGGGGAAATACTGGTTGGTCACGACTTTTTTCAGGGTTTCCATGCACTTCCTCCTGCCTGGCCGGGGGGATCGGCAAAAGCCGCTCAAAAACAAGTATGGGGCCCGGCCCGGGCGAAACCGGGTAAGACGACACGGCGAGTGATGAACCTAACGCAGCCACCCGCCGTCGTACGTATCCCTGGCCCAAAAAAGCGTGCCGCAGACCCTTCCCCCAACGGAAACTGCCGAATACCGTAAGGCCTGTCCGCTCAATTTCTGGAGGCTCCCATGCGCAATGTCACTGCCGGCCTGTTCCACTCCGTGGATGGTGTGGTGTCCGAACCTTTCAAGTTCCAGTTCGACAGCTTCGACGACGAACTGGGCGAAGGCCTGACCAGGATGATGAACAACGTGGACACCGTGGTGCTGGGCCGGGTCAGCTACCAGGAGTGGGCGGATTACTGGCCGAACGCCTCAACCGACCAGGACTTTGCGGCGTTCATCAACCCGGTGGAGAAGTTCGTGGCCTCGCGCACGCTGACCGAACCGCTGGAGTGGCAGAACTCCCGGCTGATGGATGCGCCGCTTGAGGAGTTCGTGGCCGGTTTGAAGGAGCGCGACGGCGGCGAGATCGCCGTGTGCGGAAGCATCTCCGTGGTGCGGCAGCTATTGTTCGCCGGGCTGCTGGACTCGCTGCAGCTGATGACCCACCCAGTCATCGCCGGAAGCGGCCGCCGGCTGTTCGAGGACGGCGACCCGCTGACCCGCCTGGTGCTCCAGGACCAGAAGACCACCAGCAAGGGCAACGTGCTCAGCACCTACGGGGTGCGCAGCGAGTAGCCGGCCGGACTTAGGCGGCCAGCGGCGACCCGAACAATTCCTCGGCCAGCCGCGCCAAGTGCTCCGGGATGTCGGCTTCCGCCCCGTGTTCACCGCGGCCCAGGAAGACCGCGGTGCCACGGATTCCGTTAAGGTCCAAACCGCATTCGTGCATCAACTGCCCGGCCCGGATGTTGACCGGCAGGAGCATGGTGACACTTTCGGCGTTCAGGTAAACGTGCCAGTCGCC
Coding sequences within:
- a CDS encoding HAD family hydrolase — translated: MPSQTARPRAIFLDIDGTYADHGLAPEAHVDAVRTARKLGHLVFVCTGRPLSMVPGHILDAGFDGTITGAGARVEVDGEILKDARFEPDLAARIVETLDAHNAAYILEAPEALHGRTGVDRRLREVLGPIFAGHPQHDGILSTDVDPLEDILGPMQYSDDLRATSYAKISCFDSPVPLGRLMETLGPEVGLIPSSLSALGERAGEIFMAGTHKAVGIQVVEARLGLDRADIVAIGDSANDLEMLEYAGVGIAVAGGHPAVLAVADRVTAAPAGNGVALAFAELGLLG
- a CDS encoding GlsB/YeaQ/YmgE family stress response membrane protein — encoded protein: MGIIGFLILGLIAGAIAKAILPGRQGGGWLVTMVLGVVGAILGGWIGSLIFGGGLAEFFDLRTWLLAILGSIIVLLIYGAVTNRSGRRV
- a CDS encoding putative bifunctional diguanylate cyclase/phosphodiesterase translates to MTGFPDRGNNVALQTFGVVMDASPDALLAVSGDGTVLAANAAAARLFGLQQDSFTGLDHRTLFAAGSRDKLAHLLHQILTRPGEFAPPRDITGLRGDGTEFPLELAAAPLPGQETAADADGSPGKAGANQAKPTQLLLSARGTAHRAAADANLRDAMSLLTATLESTADGILVMGVDGRVAGFNEQFLSMWSLPPEILEADSDAPAMWMVMEQVADPVPFTARLGELQEDPAAESHDVVELRDGRTFERYSRPQRVGDKIVGRVWSFRDVTPRRKAQEQAHRAMMDLAVQAEKLRAMAFQDPLTGLANRAVFNDALAEALQEPRLKTVDVLLLDLDDFKEVNDILGHQAGDDMLIEVARRLRGCVPTADVVARLGGDEFVVLLTACPDADAIAACIVRCLHVPVTIGGTVLRPSLSLGVASLGQDSVGPSELLRHADIAMYAAKAAGKNRFLRFHPDMMQALVQRTHMESGLQLAVPRGEITVDFQPIVSHRMGQVVQLEALARWDRGGEQVPPSIFIPLAERTGLIGEIGAEVMASGMVQLARWLSEDPSRSLAVNVSGVQLQEPDFAETVLQLAEASGVAPYQLVMEVTESVFFDADCSLIQQLSTLRDAGARVALDDFGTGYSSLGRLQDLPVDTVKIDKTFVSMVRTGNERLPILSSMINMAHSLGLTVTAEGIETPAQADYLTALECDSLQGYLFSLPEPGERLGQALHHAEEALNALKGR
- a CDS encoding dihydrofolate reductase family protein, with amino-acid sequence MRNVTAGLFHSVDGVVSEPFKFQFDSFDDELGEGLTRMMNNVDTVVLGRVSYQEWADYWPNASTDQDFAAFINPVEKFVASRTLTEPLEWQNSRLMDAPLEEFVAGLKERDGGEIAVCGSISVVRQLLFAGLLDSLQLMTHPVIAGSGRRLFEDGDPLTRLVLQDQKTTSKGNVLSTYGVRSE
- a CDS encoding DUF3846 domain-containing protein is translated as MDNRTYTALVVPAGNSEPMRIEQVAADLQALEALVGGPLESVIRGDWHVYLNAESVTMLLPVNIRAGQLMHECGLDLNGIRGTAVFLGRGEHGAEADIPEHLARLAEELFGSPLAA